GCTATCAAATAAGCTCCCTGGAATTACTAGCAAAAAAGGAAGGGGAAATTCTTCTGAGAAAGGGCCTCTTGAAAGAAGATCTGGAGGCGAAAGCCAAGGTCTTTGCCCAATATCAGGAATTGGGCTATCTCGATCTTTATGATTTTCAGTTCCAAACCAAAAATCTCCTGGAAGGATTTAAGCTTTCTACGGATTTAGAATTGGCTTCAAATGAAGCCCTTTTGATTACGAAACAAGCTCTGGTTTTGGATATGGAGGTAGATGAAGTAGGCATCGAAATTAGTTTTTCGGATTCGCAAGGGAATAAATTCTCTAGCTTTTCCAGTCTTAAGGTGGAAAAGTATCAATCGCCCAATAGTTACCACTTTCCTCTGAAAGGCAGTTGGTTTGTTGGGGGAGCACCTAATTTGCATAGCCATCATCGTTGGGGAATCATACAGGAATTTGCCTATGATTTTGTTCAGCTAGGGGAGGGGACCCAGGACCACATTGGGGACGGAAGTAAATTGGAAGACTATTTTTGCTATGGAAAGGCGGTCATGAGTATAGGGAAAGGAAAAGTGGTGGGTGTTCGCGATGGAGATGAGGAATCTGATGAAAATTTGCGACAAGCCAATGAGAGTATAGAAGCCTGGACACAAAGAAGTATGCAAAGACAGCAAGCCTTACTCGCGAAGGGCTTTGAAGGAGTATTGGGAAATTATGTAGTCATTGAGCATGAAGGAGGAGAGTATTCCTATTACCTCCATTTACAAAAGAATAGCATTGAAGTGAAAGTAGGAGATCTGCTGGAAAGAGGAGCGCAAATTGGAAGAGTAGGGCATAGTGGAAATAGCGAGGCTCCGCATTTACATTTTCATTTGGCGAATGGGGCCGATCCTGCCAACAGCCGCAGCCTTCCTATCCATTTTGAGAATATCGAAAGCTGGCCAGAGGGTGCACATGCTGATGCCATTCAATATGGACACATTATCAAGAGCCTGTAGGAGAGGCTAAGCAGAAAATATTGGTCTATACCAAGATTTTTTACTCCCATACTTCCTTCCTTTGTCCTATGAATCAAGAAGAAATGAAGCATTGGAAGGAGGAAATTCAGTCCCTCAGTAAAGCCTATGAAAAATTGGCAGGAGAACTAGGCCCTGACCTCATGCATACACGTCCCCATCCCGATCAATGGTCTTTCTCCGAAATACTGGCCCATCTCATAGTGATCAATGAAAGCTATTATCCTACTTTCAAAGCTTTACAGAACGGCACCTACAAAAGCCCCTTTCTTTCCAAACTCAGTTTTATGGTAAGATTTATGGGTAAAGAAATCCTGAAATCCGTTCAACCGCAGACAAAAAAGAAAATTAAAACCTTTCCGATCTGGGAACCCATTCATCTGGAAGAGACTCCCGATATATTGAATCGTTTTCTCAAGCATCAAGAGGAATTGACTCAAGAATTCGAGGCATGCATTACTTTGTTCCCTCAAAATCCGGTCCTTTACTCTCCCGCTTCAAAAATGATCTTTTACCATTTGAGTACAGCTTTCGAAATCATCCTAAGTCATGAAAAACGACATTTGCTTCAAGCACAAAGATTGCTTGAGCAGTTTCAGCAATATGTAAAAGCATAGGGCGAAAGATAAATCACCCATATGGGTAATGGCAGCTCAGCACATTTTCTGCTATTTTGGGATATGGAAAATCCTGAAATCAGTGTGGCCATCGTTGAAGATGATCCTGAGATTCGTCAGTTATTAAAAATTCTGATTGATGGCTCACCCGGATTTTCCTGTAGTTCGCTATGTGAAACGGGTGAAAAAGCCCTGGAAGATATTCCCATATCAAAACCCGATGTAGTCCTTATGGACCTCCAATTGCCAGGCATCAATGGGATCAAATGTACCCTCGAACTAAAGGACCAACTCCCCAATACCAATATTATTATTCTTACCATACAGGCTGCCGAGGAGGCTCTATTTGACTCTCTATGTGCAGGAGCAACGGGTTATTTGCTGAAAGACACCCCGCCCGGGCAGATTTTGCAAGCCATCGAGGATGCCCATAAAGGAGGCTCTCCTATGAGTCCGGCCATTGCTCGTCGGGTAGTCAATTCTTTCCACCACCACAAAAAACAATCTCAGCTTAGCGAAAGAGAAACAGAAGTGCTAAAGCTCCTCTGCGAAGGGGAAAATTATAAAAGTATCGCGGACAAATTGTTCGTTTCCAGCAATACCATCAAAGCCCATATCAAACATATCTACAAGAAGCTCCAGGTCCACACTAGAGCAGAGGCTGTATCCAAAGCCCTCAAGGATCGCCTCATTTAAAATCACCCATATGGGGAATTGAAGTCCGTTCCCCTCCCTTCTAATTTTACAAAAGTAGAATTTTATCTGCTCGGGGAATTCCCAAGGCATTATGAAGAACGCTAGTCGGCATTCCTGATCAGAATGCCTACATACACCTTATCCAATCTTAACCTTATCCTATGAAATTATTTTCTATCATCATATGCATGGTTTTTTCGTCCTATTTAGCCATAGGACAGCCCATGATCAATTCATCGGTCATTTTTGATTTGGGAGAATCTTCCGAAGTAGAAATCGTTCAGGATTTCTACGCTCCGGGTGCTTCCGGCCCCAATGTAAGCTGGGACTTTAGCAATATTTCTGGCCCCTCTTTTAGATTTGACTGGCGAGCGATCAATCCAGATACCCTGCCCATTCAGATGCAGGACAGTTTCCCCAATTCGGATTTAAGCTTTTTAACTCCTATTGGCGATACCATAGGCAATTATCTCTTTTACCGGGAAAGCAATGACAGCCTTTTCTTATTAGGAGCCGCTTTGACCCGTATTCCGACAGGGGATACGACCTGGTTTATGTTAAACGAAGACCCTCAATTGAGTCTGGCTTTTCCCATTAGTTATGAAGATGTGCAAACAGATTCTTTTGCAGGTACGAATTGGGTGCAGGTACAAGGAAATCTGTTTATGCAAAAACGACGAGGAAGCATTACCCATACTGCAGATGCCTATGGAGATATTACTACTCCTTTGGGGACTTTTAACAATGCTTTGCGCATCAAGACAGAAGAAAGGGTTTATGATACCCTTGTCGTTATGGGATTTCCTGCCTCTACAAGCATCCAGGAAATTACTCGCTATGCCTGGTACGTTGAGGGAGAGAAATACCTCATAATGCAAATGGATAGTATTTCGACTAGCCCTGGCACCTTGACAAAACAGGCACAATACCGAACGGAGGCCCTCGCGACTGCTATTGATCCTGAAATTCTCAGCAAGATGATTGACTTCCGGCTTTTTCCTAATCCAGCTAATAAGGCTATACGCTTAAGCTTTCAGTTGCCGCAGAGAGCTCCGGTTCAGATTGAAATTCTGAATATGATGGGGCAGAAAATCTTGCTAAAAGAATATGCGGAAATAGCTTCCTTCGAAGATGAACTGAGTATAGATCAACTCCCTCAAGGAAGTTATCTCCTGAGAGTTTTTACCCCTTTGGGTAGTATTAGTAAACCCCTACTCATTAACTAAAGCAGCCTCTATGAAAGTCTATATTACTATAGTATACCTCCTCTTACTACTTTCTCCGGGCCTCCTTGAAGCCCAGGACATAGAGGGAAGCGAGGATCATCCCTTGCTGAGTCGATATCCGGGTTCATATATCAGCTACTTTGAAGAAGTAAAATACAGGGAGTACAATTTTGCAAGCGGCCCTGTAACAGGCTATCGTCAAATCAAAGAATCAAGGGTAATAGCAGGATCTTTGAGTCGTCTCACTTATTTCATTGATAAATCTGTAGAAGAGTTGTCGATAGGAGAAGTCTATCAGGACTATTTGCAGGCTTTGACAAAGGCAAAGATCGATATCCTATCAAAAGGCCTCTTTCCTCAGAGAAATGTCAAAAAGGAAGTCGGAGGCATGACGTGGATAGGTTTGGCTTTGGGGAATAATCCCTTCCCAGGAAATACCCGTGCCAATGATATGTTTCGAGGCACCAGTAGCAGCGGAGGCAGTTTTGCTATCGTAGGGAAAGTGCAAAGAGCGGAAGGAGCTACCTATCTGGTACTTTATGCGAAACGCTTCAGCAAAAATCGGGTAATCTGTCAGCTGGACGTGATTGAGGCAAAGGAAGCGGAAACAGGTCTGGTAACGGCAGATGCGGCCTATCTTTCCCGAGAGATAGAGCAGTATGGAAAAGTGGCTCTCTATGGAATCTATTTTGATTTTGATAAGGCCATTGTAAAAGAAGAATCAAAAGCGGCTTTGGATGAAATCGCCAAACTTCTCAGGTCAAAATCTGAGCTTAATTTATATGTGGTAGGCCATACCGATATGAAAGGAGAGCTGGAATACAATCTGAGACTTTCTGAAAATCGGGCTCAGGCAGTGATAGAAAAGCTGGTGGAAGATTATGGCATAAAGCGCGCTCGATTAGAGGCGAAAGGGGTTGGACCTTTGGTTCCCATACTCTCAAATCAAGCCGAAGAAGGAAGAAGTCAAAACCGACGTGTGGAACTGGTTGAAAAATAATACATACACAAATCTTATAATCAAATCATTAATTAATTCTCTATGAAGACCCTTAAAAATCTAAGCATCTTAGCTTTTTTACTTCTGGCATTTAGTGCAATTTCCTGTAATCAAACCAATAATCCGATTACTTGTAACTATGCGGCAGAACTACAGGATGAGGCAACTGCACTCTCCAATGCAGCAGCAGCCTATGGAATGGATCAAAGTTCGGCAAATTGTGAAGCCTACCGCCAGGCCTTTATGGACTATCTGGACGAGGCTGAAAAACTGGACGATTGCGTGATCAGCTCTGAAAGAGCCGCTTATAGACAAGCCATTGATGATACACAGGCGAGTCTGGATGCCCTGACATGCTAATAAAAAGGAGGAAGCCTGTTTAAAATCGGGCTTCCTCTTTCTTAAAGATTTCTTTTTCCAGGCGAATACAAGTTCCCTGACTTTCTTGGCTCTCAATATGGAGTTGAGCCTCCATTTCTTTTGCTCTGCTTCGCATATTATTTAAGCCATTGACCCGTTTAAGATCCTTCTCATGGAAACCTTTTCCATTATCAATAAGTGAAAGGAGCAGCTTTTGGTCCTTCCTGGCTACCCGAATAGAAACTTTGCTACAATCTGCATACTTCAGGATATTATTCAGGGCCTCCTTACAAATGAGGAGCAAATGCCTTTTGGTAGTTAAAGTCAAACTTTCCTCTTCATCTCCTTGCAGCTGATTATCAAAGTGAAATTCGATATCCGTGTGTTCGAAGAGGGAACTGGCAAAATCTCTGATCCGATCCAGGGTAGCATGCAAACTATCGTGTCTGGGGTCAAGGGTCCAAATAAAATCCCGGATTCCAGAGCCTAATTCCTGCAGGTTTTCTTCCATTTTCTGAAGGTACTCCTGCAAGTCAGGATTATCCTGAGCACTTCTTTTACTTAAGCCCGTGTAGAGCGATAATTTTGTCAAATTGTTTCCCGCCTCATCATGAAAATCCTGAGAGGTTCTGGCTC
The nucleotide sequence above comes from Bacteroidia bacterium. Encoded proteins:
- a CDS encoding M23 family metallopeptidase, which codes for MKNFALLIVFIFSLLFPQPKGAILEEASLEIAFYPTNQIYPYSLKGPGTPAELYSLLLQNIAIKNPRKESYQISSLELLAKKEGEILLRKGLLKEDLEAKAKVFAQYQELGYLDLYDFQFQTKNLLEGFKLSTDLELASNEALLITKQALVLDMEVDEVGIEISFSDSQGNKFSSFSSLKVEKYQSPNSYHFPLKGSWFVGGAPNLHSHHRWGIIQEFAYDFVQLGEGTQDHIGDGSKLEDYFCYGKAVMSIGKGKVVGVRDGDEESDENLRQANESIEAWTQRSMQRQQALLAKGFEGVLGNYVVIEHEGGEYSYYLHLQKNSIEVKVGDLLERGAQIGRVGHSGNSEAPHLHFHLANGADPANSRSLPIHFENIESWPEGAHADAIQYGHIIKSL
- a CDS encoding DinB family protein yields the protein MNQEEMKHWKEEIQSLSKAYEKLAGELGPDLMHTRPHPDQWSFSEILAHLIVINESYYPTFKALQNGTYKSPFLSKLSFMVRFMGKEILKSVQPQTKKKIKTFPIWEPIHLEETPDILNRFLKHQEELTQEFEACITLFPQNPVLYSPASKMIFYHLSTAFEIILSHEKRHLLQAQRLLEQFQQYVKA
- a CDS encoding response regulator transcription factor, with product MGNGSSAHFLLFWDMENPEISVAIVEDDPEIRQLLKILIDGSPGFSCSSLCETGEKALEDIPISKPDVVLMDLQLPGINGIKCTLELKDQLPNTNIIILTIQAAEEALFDSLCAGATGYLLKDTPPGQILQAIEDAHKGGSPMSPAIARRVVNSFHHHKKQSQLSERETEVLKLLCEGENYKSIADKLFVSSNTIKAHIKHIYKKLQVHTRAEAVSKALKDRLI
- a CDS encoding T9SS type A sorting domain-containing protein, whose product is MKLFSIIICMVFSSYLAIGQPMINSSVIFDLGESSEVEIVQDFYAPGASGPNVSWDFSNISGPSFRFDWRAINPDTLPIQMQDSFPNSDLSFLTPIGDTIGNYLFYRESNDSLFLLGAALTRIPTGDTTWFMLNEDPQLSLAFPISYEDVQTDSFAGTNWVQVQGNLFMQKRRGSITHTADAYGDITTPLGTFNNALRIKTEERVYDTLVVMGFPASTSIQEITRYAWYVEGEKYLIMQMDSISTSPGTLTKQAQYRTEALATAIDPEILSKMIDFRLFPNPANKAIRLSFQLPQRAPVQIEILNMMGQKILLKEYAEIASFEDELSIDQLPQGSYLLRVFTPLGSISKPLLIN
- a CDS encoding OmpA family protein, with product MKVYITIVYLLLLLSPGLLEAQDIEGSEDHPLLSRYPGSYISYFEEVKYREYNFASGPVTGYRQIKESRVIAGSLSRLTYFIDKSVEELSIGEVYQDYLQALTKAKIDILSKGLFPQRNVKKEVGGMTWIGLALGNNPFPGNTRANDMFRGTSSSGGSFAIVGKVQRAEGATYLVLYAKRFSKNRVICQLDVIEAKEAETGLVTADAAYLSREIEQYGKVALYGIYFDFDKAIVKEESKAALDEIAKLLRSKSELNLYVVGHTDMKGELEYNLRLSENRAQAVIEKLVEDYGIKRARLEAKGVGPLVPILSNQAEEGRSQNRRVELVEK